CCGGCGCGTGGTCAGGGCATCCAGGACATCGGCCAGTCCGACAATGCGCGCACTGATCGGCGTCTGTTCGCCGATCAGGCCATCGGGATAGCCGCTGCCGTCCCACCGCTCATGGTGGCGGAGGGCGATCTCGGCCGCGAGCTGCACGAAACGGCTGGAGCTCTCCCCGAGGATCTCGCAGCCCAGCCTCGGGTGCTGGCGCATCAGCGCCGTTTCGGCCGGATCCAGGGGACCCGGCTTGTTGAGCAGGCTGTCGGACAGGCTGATCTTGCCGATATCGTGAAGCGGCGCGGCCGCCTCGATCTGCCGGATCTCCTCCTCGGGAAGACCGATCGCCTCGGCGACCAGGGCGGTGTAGCGGGCGATGCGCTCCAGATGGGCGCCGGCATGCTGGTCCCGCGACTCGGTGGCCTTGGCCAGCCGGAACAGGATGTCCCTCTCGCGCTGCTCGGTCTCGTGCTGGCTGGAGATGACCTGCTGTTCCAGGGAGCGCGCCCGACGCTTCACCGATTCGGCCTGTTGCCGGAGCAGCAGCAGGTTGCGGCAGCGCGATCGAAGCTCCCGCGGGCGGATCGGCTTGACCATGAAGTCCATGACGCCGGCGTCCAGCGCCGCCTGGCGCACCGGCTCGTCGCCGACCACGGTGATCAGGATGATCGGCACGTCCCGGTGGGAGAGGTCGCGCCGGAACTGGCGGGCGAACTCCAGCCCGTCCAGGCGCGGCATCCGGTAGTCGAGCAGGACCAGGTCGGGACTGGACTGCTGCGACCACGCCATGGCCTCTTCCGGGTCGCCGAAATCGGCGATCCGGATGTCGGGGCTGATGCCCTCGATGATGTGCCGCAGCATGGTGCGTGCGGACAACTGGTCATCGACGATCAGGACGTTCACGCGCGGCGGTGCCTGGGAGCGGTCCGGGGCGGGTGTCCCGGAGTCCATATGCCCACGACTCTACACCCTGGGCCACCCCCGGCAAAGGCGGGCACCATTGGCGTGTCTCCCGCGACGGTCACCGGGCCTCCGGCCGCAGATAGGGAAACAGCAGCACGTCGCGAATCGAGGCGGAGTCCGTGAACAGCATCACCAGGCGATCGATGCCGATGCCCAGCCCGGCGGTCGGCGGCATGCCGTACTCCAGGGCGCGGATGTAGTCGGAATCGAAGTGCATGGCCTCGTCGTCGCCGGCGTCCTTGGCGCGCACCTGGGCGAGGAAGCGCTCGGCCTGGTCCTCGGGATCGTTCAGCTCCGAGAAGCCGTTGGCCAG
This Lysobacterales bacterium DNA region includes the following protein-coding sequences:
- a CDS encoding two-component system response regulator; amino-acid sequence: MDSGTPAPDRSQAPPRVNVLIVDDQLSARTMLRHIIEGISPDIRIADFGDPEEAMAWSQQSSPDLVLLDYRMPRLDGLEFARQFRRDLSHRDVPIILITVVGDEPVRQAALDAGVMDFMVKPIRPRELRSRCRNLLLLRQQAESVKRRARSLEQQVISSQHETEQRERDILFRLAKATESRDQHAGAHLERIARYTALVAEAIGLPEEEIRQIEAAAPLHDIGKISLSDSLLNKPGPLDPAETALMRQHPRLGCEILGESSSRFVQLAAEIALRHHERWDGSGYPDGLIGEQTPISARIVGLADVLDALTTRRPYKAAWPMAQALEWLRQQRGVLFDPRLVDALLDNAERAEEIRRFFAPLEGEG